Proteins encoded within one genomic window of Acinetobacter sp. YWS30-1:
- the leuD gene encoding 3-isopropylmalate dehydratase small subunit: protein MKAYTVEQGIVAPLDRANVDTDLIIPKQFLKSIKRTGFGENLFDELRYLDEGYPGQDNSVRPINPDFVLNQPRYQGASILISRANFGCGSSREHAPWALNEYGFRTVIAPSFADIFFNNCFKNGMLPVILPEETVDQLFKECAAAEGYQLTIDLEAQEVRTPNGESFKFEVDPFRKHCLLNGLDDIGLTLQAADDIRAYEEKTKQSRPWVFAEIHS, encoded by the coding sequence ATGAAAGCTTATACCGTTGAACAAGGTATTGTTGCACCCTTAGACCGTGCCAATGTCGATACAGATTTAATTATTCCAAAACAGTTTTTGAAATCGATCAAACGTACCGGTTTCGGTGAAAACCTGTTTGATGAATTGCGTTATTTGGATGAAGGTTATCCGGGTCAGGATAACTCGGTTCGTCCGATTAACCCGGACTTCGTGTTAAACCAGCCACGTTATCAAGGTGCATCCATCTTAATTTCTCGTGCTAACTTCGGTTGCGGTTCAAGCCGTGAGCATGCGCCGTGGGCATTGAATGAATACGGTTTCCGTACTGTGATTGCACCAAGCTTTGCTGATATTTTCTTTAATAACTGTTTTAAAAATGGCATGTTGCCGGTAATTTTGCCGGAAGAAACGGTTGATCAGTTATTTAAAGAATGTGCAGCAGCTGAAGGTTATCAGCTAACGATTGATCTGGAAGCGCAGGAAGTTCGTACACCAAATGGCGAAAGCTTCAAGTTTGAAGTGGACCCATTCCGTAAGCATTGTTTGTTAAATGGTTTGGATGATATTGGCTTAACTTTGCAGGCGGCAGATGATATTCGGGCCTATGAAGAAAAAACCAAACAATCACGCCCATGGGTATTTGCTGAAATTCATTCATAA
- the truA gene encoding tRNA pseudouridine(38-40) synthase TruA: MQRFAVGIEFCGTNYRGWQTQQPGVISVQETIEKVLSKIADEPIILHGAGRTDAGVHATNMVAHFDTHALRSERGWLMGSNSQLPKDISIQWIKEMDDGFHARFKAQARRYRYIVYNHPVRPALLHKQVTHIYYPLDVEKMIEAAAKFEGTHNFESFRAAACQSNQPVRHVRHCRLIQHGPYLILDIQADGFLHHMVRNIMGCLLEIGQGMYEVDHIDHIFAAEDRKAAGVTAPPDGLYFIQAEYPEYFDLPKVPLGPYWLNMPE; encoded by the coding sequence ATGCAGCGTTTTGCGGTGGGAATTGAGTTTTGTGGAACGAATTATCGAGGTTGGCAGACTCAACAACCGGGCGTAATCAGTGTTCAGGAAACCATCGAGAAGGTTCTCAGTAAAATTGCCGATGAACCGATTATTCTGCATGGTGCAGGCCGAACCGATGCCGGCGTGCATGCGACTAATATGGTCGCACATTTTGATACCCATGCCTTGCGCTCTGAGCGAGGCTGGTTAATGGGCTCAAATAGCCAGTTACCTAAGGATATCTCGATCCAATGGATCAAGGAGATGGATGATGGCTTCCATGCACGCTTTAAAGCACAGGCACGCCGTTATCGTTATATTGTCTATAACCATCCGGTACGCCCTGCCTTGCTGCATAAACAGGTCACGCATATTTACTATCCACTTGATGTCGAGAAAATGATTGAGGCAGCTGCAAAATTTGAAGGCACGCATAACTTTGAGAGTTTCCGTGCAGCAGCCTGCCAGTCCAATCAGCCGGTACGTCATGTCCGTCATTGCCGCCTGATCCAGCATGGGCCTTATCTGATTCTAGATATTCAGGCTGATGGCTTCCTGCATCATATGGTGCGAAATATCATGGGCTGTTTGCTGGAAATCGGCCAAGGCATGTATGAGGTTGACCATATTGACCATATTTTTGCAGCAGAAGATCGTAAAGCAGCCGGTGTTACCGCACCACCGGACGGTCTGTATTTTATCCAGGCTGAATATCCAGAGTATTTTGACCTACCCAAAGTACCTTTGGGTCCATACTGGTTAAATATGCCGGAATAA
- a CDS encoding AraC family transcriptional regulator has product MSQLTDASVVLRLGYQAIRRAGLPTEELLTKAGVALNQVETNDRTPLSAQYAFWVAAEEVSKDPDIGLHLGEHLPLYRGQVIEHLFISSENFGEGLKRALAYQRLISDAFHAKLVVEDDRCYLTNGEQPFAESLVNRHFTECAMSGVLRFFKFITEGRFEPIYIDFNFSKGAADEEYFRVYECPVSLGQKETRLYFDPSILDFPLWQAEPELLQLHEQLAIEKLQELARYDLVGEVRRAIGSTLESGETTLETVAAQLNITPRRLRTQLSEANTSFQQILSDYRCRLAKRLLASTNESVERIVYLTGFSEPSTFYRAFKRWTNETPVEYRKRKQR; this is encoded by the coding sequence GTGAGTCAGCTAACGGATGCATCAGTCGTATTGCGTTTAGGCTATCAGGCGATTCGTCGTGCAGGTTTGCCAACAGAAGAACTTCTGACGAAAGCAGGAGTCGCTTTAAATCAGGTGGAGACCAATGACCGTACTCCGCTTAGTGCTCAGTATGCCTTCTGGGTTGCCGCAGAAGAGGTCAGTAAGGACCCGGATATCGGATTGCATCTGGGTGAACATTTGCCACTCTATCGCGGACAGGTGATTGAGCATCTGTTTATTTCATCAGAGAATTTTGGTGAAGGCTTGAAACGTGCACTGGCTTATCAGCGTCTGATCAGTGATGCCTTTCATGCCAAGCTGGTGGTCGAAGATGATCGCTGCTATCTGACCAATGGTGAACAGCCTTTTGCTGAAAGTCTGGTCAATCGTCACTTTACCGAATGTGCGATGTCAGGTGTGTTGCGTTTCTTTAAATTTATTACTGAAGGCCGTTTTGAACCGATCTATATCGATTTTAATTTTTCCAAAGGCGCGGCAGATGAAGAATATTTCCGGGTTTATGAATGTCCGGTAAGTTTGGGGCAGAAAGAAACCCGTTTGTATTTTGATCCCAGCATTCTGGATTTTCCACTTTGGCAGGCAGAACCGGAACTGTTGCAGCTACATGAACAGCTGGCGATTGAAAAATTACAGGAACTGGCTCGTTACGATTTAGTCGGAGAAGTGCGTCGCGCAATCGGTTCTACTTTAGAAAGTGGTGAAACGACTTTGGAAACTGTAGCCGCTCAACTGAATATTACTCCACGTCGTTTACGTACCCAGCTCAGCGAAGCGAATACCAGTTTCCAGCAGATTCTGTCTGATTATCGCTGTCGTCTGGCTAAACGTTTATTGGCGAGTACAAATGAAAGTGTAGAACGTATTGTTTATCTGACTGGATTCTCGGAACCAAGTACCTTCTACCGTGCTTTTAAACGCTGGACCAATGAAACGCCGGTGGAATATCGGAAGCGCAAGCAGCGTTAA
- a CDS encoding asparaginase domain-containing protein produces the protein MMKDIALIYMGGTFGCVGDPLAPMSADLFIPKLEQLLATDQPLIQYYCAPVIKDSSACTATDWLELVQFIQNLQSEQQIQHFVIIHGTDTLSYASAVLAHFMGNSAHIVLTGSQYPLLNAEGDAQREFSDAMDNLSFALSSVTQCNAGVYLAFHQQLIHAQTALKQHTTELNAFTGLDAHIAIQANQQSHQVTADDIAKALDFNCMSLMMQPIDLVQQFNNLKNILAYPPHFLFLQGFGTGNLAVNPEIVDFINQLYAKGCISVLTTQVPFGATDQRYAIAEWVHDCKILLNESYGHADLYAKALKMYLQYDTVEQWHAHWYD, from the coding sequence ATGATGAAAGATATTGCACTGATTTATATGGGCGGCACCTTTGGCTGTGTCGGTGACCCGCTCGCCCCTATGTCTGCCGATTTATTTATTCCAAAACTGGAACAGCTGCTTGCTACGGATCAACCGTTGATTCAGTATTACTGCGCTCCTGTGATTAAGGACAGCAGTGCCTGTACTGCTACAGACTGGTTAGAACTGGTGCAATTTATCCAAAATCTGCAATCTGAACAGCAGATACAACATTTTGTGATTATTCACGGGACAGATACCCTGAGCTATGCCAGCGCAGTATTGGCACATTTTATGGGGAATTCGGCTCATATTGTGCTGACTGGCAGCCAGTATCCCCTCCTGAATGCTGAAGGCGATGCGCAACGCGAATTTAGCGATGCCATGGACAATCTGAGCTTTGCGCTCTCTTCAGTAACTCAGTGTAATGCAGGTGTTTATCTGGCTTTTCATCAGCAACTGATTCATGCTCAAACTGCCTTAAAGCAACATACCACTGAGCTGAATGCCTTTACTGGTCTGGATGCGCATATCGCTATTCAGGCCAACCAGCAAAGTCATCAGGTTACAGCAGACGATATTGCCAAAGCTCTGGATTTTAACTGTATGAGCTTGATGATGCAGCCGATCGATTTAGTTCAACAGTTCAATAATCTGAAAAATATTTTGGCCTATCCTCCGCATTTTCTATTCCTGCAAGGCTTTGGAACCGGCAATCTAGCCGTCAATCCAGAGATCGTAGATTTTATCAATCAGCTCTATGCCAAAGGCTGTATCTCGGTCTTAACTACTCAAGTGCCTTTCGGTGCCACCGATCAGCGTTATGCCATTGCTGAATGGGTGCATGATTGCAAAATTCTACTCAATGAAAGTTATGGCCATGCTGATCTTTATGCAAAAGCCCTAAAAATGTATTTACAATATGACACGGTAGAACAATGGCATGCCCATTGGTACGATTAG
- the leuB gene encoding 3-isopropylmalate dehydrogenase, translated as MSKQILILAGDGIGPEIVKAAEQVLTRVNEKFNLGLTWEQGLLGGAAIDAHGSPYPDVTSEQAKKADAILLGAVGGPKWDTIERSIRPERGLLKLRSELNLFANLRPAILYPQLADASSLKPEIVSGLDILIVRELTGGIYFGQPRGIRELENGEKQGFNTDVYAESEIKRIAKVAFELAGLRGGKVCSVDKANVLEVTELWKQTVTALKEEQYPDINLSHMYVDNAAMQLVRAPKQFDVIVTSNLFGDILSDEAAMLTGSIGMLPSASLDENGKGMYEPCHGSAPDIAGQNLANPLATILSVAMMLRYTFREEAAAKAIEDAVGNVLDQGLRTADIMSEGMTKVGTVEMGQAVVTALN; from the coding sequence ATGTCTAAACAAATTTTGATTTTAGCTGGTGACGGTATTGGCCCTGAGATTGTAAAAGCCGCAGAACAGGTGCTTACACGAGTTAATGAAAAATTCAATCTGGGTTTAACATGGGAACAAGGTCTGTTGGGCGGTGCTGCGATTGATGCACACGGTTCACCTTATCCAGACGTAACGTCTGAACAGGCGAAAAAAGCAGACGCGATTCTGCTTGGTGCTGTAGGCGGTCCAAAGTGGGATACGATTGAGCGTTCAATCCGTCCAGAACGTGGCCTGTTAAAACTACGTAGTGAATTGAATCTGTTTGCGAACTTGCGTCCAGCAATTCTTTATCCGCAATTGGCTGATGCCTCTAGCTTGAAACCGGAAATCGTCTCTGGTCTGGATATCCTGATCGTACGTGAATTGACTGGTGGTATTTACTTCGGTCAGCCACGCGGGATCCGTGAACTGGAAAATGGCGAAAAACAAGGTTTCAACACTGACGTTTATGCAGAATCTGAAATCAAACGTATTGCCAAGGTTGCGTTCGAACTTGCTGGTCTGCGTGGCGGTAAAGTATGTTCAGTTGATAAAGCCAACGTGCTTGAAGTGACTGAGCTTTGGAAACAAACCGTGACTGCACTGAAAGAAGAGCAATATCCGGACATTAACCTGTCTCATATGTATGTAGACAATGCTGCGATGCAGTTAGTACGTGCGCCTAAACAGTTTGACGTGATCGTAACGTCTAACCTGTTCGGTGACATCCTGTCTGATGAAGCTGCAATGCTGACTGGTTCAATCGGTATGTTGCCATCAGCTTCATTGGATGAAAATGGTAAAGGGATGTACGAACCTTGCCATGGTTCTGCACCAGACATCGCAGGTCAAAACCTGGCAAACCCATTGGCAACCATTCTGTCTGTAGCCATGATGCTGCGTTATACCTTCCGTGAAGAAGCAGCCGCTAAAGCGATTGAAGATGCAGTAGGGAATGTTTTAGACCAAGGTCTGCGTACTGCTGACATCATGTCTGAAGGCATGACTAAAGTGGGTACAGTGGAAATGGGTCAGGCAGTGGTAACTGCATTGAACTGA
- the infA gene encoding translation initiation factor IF-1 has product MANKEELIEFEGVVTETLPNTMFRVRLENGHEVIAHISGKMRKHYIRILTGDSVKVEMTPYDLTKGRITYRAR; this is encoded by the coding sequence ATGGCCAATAAAGAGGAACTCATCGAGTTCGAAGGCGTTGTCACCGAGACGCTTCCTAATACTATGTTCCGTGTACGTTTAGAAAACGGTCACGAAGTAATTGCCCATATTTCTGGTAAAATGCGTAAACACTATATTCGTATTTTGACTGGCGATAGCGTGAAGGTCGAAATGACACCTTATGATTTGACTAAGGGTCGTATCACATACCGTGCGCGCTAA